One window of Hymenobacter sp. BRD128 genomic DNA carries:
- a CDS encoding AAA family ATPase yields MPFSLGLVVGKFWPPHRGHQLLLETAAAQVAELLVLVYAHPDDAVHPAPTRAAWLRELYRGDDLAQGPRAGTTPLRIIALTAEADGVPPDAADDHTHREFVRQWLASHGYRPEVVFSSEAYGPGFAAHLGAAHVLVDEPRQQVPVSGTGLRAALAADATYYHLLDSRYLHPFIAAQYGAVPPTAVPRLVLLGAESSGKTTLATALAEALGTAWVPEYGRTLHEQKHGALAYEDLLYIGRRQLELEDAAAPQAHGWLVCDTNAATTALYSYYYFHRCDPALQALARVCGARYAHTFVCLPTVPFEQDGWRGPEALRQFQHGAILMQLELLGIPYTLLDGSVAERVAQVRAALGVTSVEDSV; encoded by the coding sequence ATGCCTTTTTCCCTTGGCCTCGTCGTAGGCAAGTTCTGGCCGCCGCACCGGGGCCACCAGCTCCTGCTCGAAACCGCTGCCGCCCAGGTGGCCGAGCTGCTCGTGCTCGTCTATGCCCACCCCGACGATGCCGTGCACCCCGCGCCCACGCGCGCCGCCTGGCTGCGCGAGCTCTACCGGGGCGACGACCTTGCTCAGGGCCCGCGCGCGGGCACCACGCCGCTGCGCATCATTGCCCTCACCGCCGAAGCCGACGGCGTGCCCCCCGACGCGGCCGACGACCACACCCACCGCGAATTTGTGCGCCAGTGGCTGGCTAGCCACGGCTACCGCCCCGAGGTAGTATTCAGCAGCGAAGCCTACGGCCCCGGCTTTGCCGCGCACCTGGGCGCCGCGCACGTGCTCGTCGATGAGCCCCGCCAGCAGGTGCCCGTGAGCGGCACCGGCCTGCGCGCGGCGCTCGCCGCCGATGCCACCTACTACCACCTGCTCGATTCGCGCTACCTGCACCCGTTCATCGCGGCGCAATACGGGGCCGTGCCGCCCACCGCCGTGCCGCGCCTGGTGCTGCTAGGGGCCGAAAGCAGCGGCAAAACCACCCTGGCCACGGCCCTGGCTGAGGCGCTCGGCACCGCCTGGGTGCCCGAATACGGCCGCACGCTCCACGAGCAAAAACACGGCGCGCTCGCCTACGAGGACCTGCTTTACATCGGCCGCCGCCAGCTGGAGCTGGAAGATGCCGCCGCGCCCCAGGCCCACGGCTGGCTCGTCTGCGATACCAACGCGGCTACCACGGCCCTGTATTCCTACTACTATTTTCACCGCTGCGACCCGGCTTTACAGGCGCTGGCTAGGGTGTGCGGCGCGCGCTACGCCCACACCTTCGTGTGCCTGCCCACCGTGCCCTTCGAGCAGGATGGCTGGCGCGGCCCCGAAGCGCTGCGCCAGTTTCAGCACGGCGCTATTTTGATGCAGCTGGAGCTGCTGGGGATTCCTTATACGTTGCTCGATGGCAGCGTGGCAGAAAGGGTGGCGCAGGTGCGGGCGGCGCTAGGTGTTACTTCAGTTGAAGACAGCGTGTAG
- a CDS encoding DPP IV N-terminal domain-containing protein: MHKYLLALTLAGSVAGPAFAQAPPVLTAQDYARAEQFMGYNTQPLVDHAIGQLNWLPNDRFWYRTMTAQGSEFVVVDPARKTRTAAFDQGKLATALSAASGRPVEAARLPFRSFTFSPDAQSIAFTAGGKRYRYALAGGKLSPDDPPGVGGAISKNADNEVVSPDGRLAAYIQDYNLWVRDIKTNQQTQLTTDGVKDYGYATDNAGWTMSDAPVLRWSPDSRKIATFQQDQRRVGDMYLVTTNVGHPTLKSWKYPLAGDQDIATIERVIIEVSPAKVVRLQLPPDPHRGSLSDDISSSGTFDDVDWSADGTQLAFVSTSRDHKQEKLRLADAATGAVREVFAETVPTQYESGWHAINWRYLPKTKEIIWYSERDNWGHLYLYDATTGKVKHQITKGSWLVTQLLKVDEQARQLYFLADGREASNPYFSQLYRIGLDGKNLTLLTPEAGNHQVAFSPSGHYFVDSYSQPNVPPVSVLRGLDGKRLATLEKTDIARLTASGWKAPTPITVKAQDGQTDLYGLLFTPTRLDPARKYPVINYIYPGPQGGGVGSWSFASARNDHQALAELGFVVVVIEGSCNPLRSKSFHDACYGNMAENTLGDQVAGMRQLAQRYPYIDLGRAGIWGHSGGGYATAAAMFRYPDFFKVGISESGNHENRNYEDDWAERYIGLLKTNPDGTTNYDNQANALFAKNLKGKLMLAHGLLDNNVPPYNTWLVVDALTKANKSYDLVVFPQAQHGYGQYSPYMTRRRWDYFVQNLAGATPPHDYEMTPRPDPRTEVQ; encoded by the coding sequence ATGCACAAATACTTACTGGCTCTTACGCTGGCCGGCTCCGTAGCTGGGCCGGCCTTTGCCCAGGCGCCGCCCGTCCTCACGGCCCAGGACTACGCCCGGGCCGAGCAATTTATGGGCTACAACACGCAGCCCCTGGTCGACCACGCCATCGGCCAGCTCAACTGGCTGCCCAACGACCGGTTCTGGTACCGCACGATGACGGCGCAGGGCAGCGAGTTTGTGGTAGTAGACCCGGCGCGCAAAACCCGCACCGCCGCCTTCGACCAAGGCAAGCTAGCCACCGCGCTATCGGCCGCCAGCGGCCGGCCAGTTGAGGCCGCCCGGCTGCCGTTTCGCAGCTTCACCTTCTCGCCCGATGCGCAATCCATTGCCTTCACGGCGGGCGGCAAGCGCTACCGGTACGCGCTGGCGGGCGGCAAGCTGAGCCCCGACGACCCGCCCGGCGTGGGCGGCGCCATTAGTAAAAACGCTGATAATGAAGTGGTATCGCCCGATGGCCGCCTGGCCGCCTACATTCAGGACTACAACCTGTGGGTGCGCGATATCAAAACCAACCAGCAAACCCAACTCACCACCGACGGCGTGAAGGACTACGGCTACGCCACCGACAACGCGGGCTGGACGATGAGCGATGCGCCGGTGCTGCGCTGGTCGCCCGACTCGCGCAAAATCGCCACCTTCCAGCAAGACCAGCGCCGGGTGGGCGATATGTACCTGGTAACCACCAACGTGGGTCACCCCACGCTCAAAAGCTGGAAATACCCGCTGGCCGGCGACCAGGACATTGCCACCATCGAGCGGGTTATCATCGAGGTGAGCCCGGCCAAAGTGGTGCGCCTGCAACTGCCGCCCGACCCGCACCGGGGCTCGCTTTCCGATGATATTTCGAGCAGCGGCACCTTCGACGACGTGGACTGGAGCGCCGACGGTACGCAGCTGGCCTTCGTGTCGACCTCGCGCGACCACAAGCAGGAAAAGCTGCGGCTAGCCGATGCTGCCACCGGTGCCGTGCGCGAAGTGTTTGCCGAAACCGTGCCTACGCAGTACGAGTCGGGCTGGCACGCCATCAACTGGCGCTACCTGCCCAAAACCAAGGAAATTATCTGGTACTCGGAGCGCGACAACTGGGGCCACCTCTACCTCTACGACGCCACCACCGGCAAGGTCAAACACCAGATTACCAAGGGTAGCTGGCTCGTGACGCAGCTGCTGAAAGTGGACGAGCAGGCCCGCCAGCTCTACTTTCTGGCCGACGGCCGCGAGGCGAGCAACCCGTATTTCAGCCAGCTCTACCGCATTGGGCTCGATGGGAAGAACCTGACGTTGCTCACGCCCGAGGCCGGCAACCACCAAGTGGCGTTTTCGCCCTCGGGCCACTACTTTGTGGATAGCTATTCGCAGCCCAACGTGCCGCCGGTCAGCGTGTTGCGCGGCCTCGATGGCAAGCGCCTCGCCACGCTGGAGAAAACCGACATTGCGCGCCTCACTGCCAGCGGTTGGAAAGCGCCCACGCCCATCACGGTGAAGGCCCAGGACGGGCAGACTGATTTGTACGGGCTGCTCTTTACGCCTACCAGGCTTGACCCGGCCCGGAAGTATCCGGTTATCAACTACATCTATCCGGGGCCGCAGGGTGGGGGCGTGGGCAGCTGGTCGTTTGCCTCGGCCCGCAACGACCACCAGGCCCTAGCCGAGCTGGGCTTTGTGGTGGTGGTGATTGAGGGCAGCTGCAACCCACTGCGTTCCAAAAGCTTCCACGATGCCTGCTACGGCAACATGGCCGAAAACACCCTCGGCGACCAAGTGGCCGGCATGCGCCAGCTCGCCCAGCGCTACCCGTATATCGACCTGGGCCGGGCCGGTATCTGGGGCCACTCGGGCGGCGGCTACGCCACGGCGGCAGCCATGTTCCGCTACCCCGATTTCTTCAAGGTCGGCATCTCGGAGTCGGGCAACCACGAAAACCGCAACTACGAGGACGACTGGGCCGAGCGCTACATCGGCCTGCTAAAAACCAACCCCGACGGCACCACTAATTACGACAACCAGGCCAACGCGCTCTTCGCTAAGAATCTGAAAGGCAAGCTGATGCTAGCCCACGGCTTGCTGGACAACAATGTGCCGCCCTATAACACCTGGCTGGTAGTGGATGCCCTCACCAAGGCCAACAAGAGCTACGACCTCGTGGTATTTCCGCAGGCCCAGCACGGCTACGGCCAGTACTCGCCCTACATGACGCGCCGCCGCTGGGACTACTTCGTGCAGAATCTGGCCGGCGCCACCCCGCCCCACGACTACGAAATGACGCCCCGGCCTGACCCGCGCACGGAGGTGCAGTAA
- a CDS encoding ATP-binding cassette domain-containing protein, whose amino-acid sequence MPTPLLTFAHVTVRHLDRILFADLSLRIEPGQHLALVGPSGAGKSALLAALAGQLLLTGGRATTPGLEAAARQRHPTDPLAAWRQVVSLVGTRAPFRARPGGSELYYQQRYEATAAEEVPTVREYLLASPAPAPRAAWTYARVVERLRLTHLQPQPLIQLSNGETKRLRLARALLRNPALLLLDNPLAGLDTASRADFDALLAEVAAAGTTVVLATTPGEIPAIVKQVARLAEGRVTHVLPLADYQPAAAPTPLLPDAVALAALWPPAPPAFSTLARLENVTIRYGERLILDRLSWEIKPGERWALLGPNGAGKSTIISLLNGDNPQAYSQCITLFDRRRGTGESIWDIKQRVGYVSPELLQYFPGQPTCRQVVASGFADTLGPGRATPAQLATADAWLAVLHLAEHAAQPLRQAPASVQRLCLVARALVKNPPLLLLDEPGQGLDAAQQPYFRAVLDALCAASPVALVFVSHYAADIPRSVTRVLELPAPVAG is encoded by the coding sequence ATGCCGACTCCCCTGCTAACCTTTGCGCACGTAACCGTGCGGCACCTCGACCGGATACTTTTCGCTGACCTTAGCCTACGCATCGAGCCGGGGCAGCACCTGGCGCTGGTGGGGCCTAGCGGCGCGGGCAAGAGCGCCCTGCTGGCGGCGCTGGCCGGGCAATTGCTGCTCACGGGTGGCCGGGCCACCACCCCCGGCCTGGAGGCCGCCGCCCGCCAGCGCCACCCCACCGACCCGCTGGCCGCGTGGCGGCAAGTAGTGAGCCTGGTGGGCACGCGGGCACCCTTTCGGGCGCGGCCGGGCGGCAGCGAGCTGTACTATCAGCAGCGCTACGAGGCCACGGCGGCCGAGGAGGTGCCCACCGTGCGCGAATACCTGCTGGCTAGCCCCGCGCCCGCGCCGAGGGCGGCCTGGACCTACGCCCGCGTGGTAGAGCGCCTGCGCCTCACGCACTTGCAGCCCCAGCCGCTCATTCAGCTCTCCAACGGTGAAACCAAGCGCCTGCGCCTGGCCAGGGCGCTACTGCGCAATCCGGCGCTGCTCTTGCTGGATAACCCGCTGGCTGGCCTCGACACGGCGAGCCGGGCCGATTTTGACGCGCTGCTGGCCGAGGTGGCGGCCGCGGGCACTACCGTGGTGCTGGCCACCACGCCGGGCGAGATTCCGGCGATTGTGAAGCAGGTAGCGAGGCTAGCCGAGGGCCGTGTAACCCACGTGTTACCCTTGGCCGACTACCAGCCGGCCGCCGCGCCCACCCCGCTCCTGCCCGATGCGGTGGCCCTGGCGGCGCTGTGGCCGCCCGCGCCGCCAGCGTTCAGCACCCTGGCCAGGCTCGAAAACGTGACCATTCGCTACGGTGAGCGCCTCATCCTCGACCGGCTGAGCTGGGAAATAAAGCCCGGCGAGCGATGGGCGCTGCTGGGGCCGAATGGGGCGGGCAAGTCTACGATTATCAGCCTCTTAAACGGCGACAACCCCCAGGCATACAGCCAGTGCATCACGCTCTTTGACCGGCGCCGGGGCACGGGCGAGAGCATCTGGGACATTAAGCAGCGCGTCGGCTACGTGTCGCCCGAGCTGCTGCAATACTTCCCCGGCCAGCCCACCTGCCGGCAAGTGGTGGCCTCCGGCTTTGCCGACACGCTGGGGCCGGGCCGGGCCACGCCCGCCCAGCTCGCTACGGCCGATGCCTGGCTAGCCGTGCTGCACCTGGCCGAGCACGCCGCCCAGCCCCTGCGGCAGGCGCCGGCCAGCGTGCAGCGCCTGTGCCTGGTGGCGCGGGCATTGGTCAAAAACCCGCCGCTCCTGCTGCTCGATGAGCCCGGCCAAGGCCTCGACGCGGCGCAGCAGCCCTACTTTCGGGCGGTGCTCGATGCCCTCTGCGCCGCTAGCCCCGTAGCGCTGGTTTTCGTGAGCCACTATGCCGCCGACATCCCGCGCAGCGTAACGCGGGTGCTGGAGCTGCCCGCGCCAGTTGCTGGCTAG
- a CDS encoding helix-turn-helix domain-containing protein codes for MQAYSLDLRQRIAQACAEPGARQAHVAARFCVSVAFVGKLLRRQRQSGQLAALPGRGGPARCLDAAAQAWLGEQVAAQPDATLAELQTLLLVERGQAVSRGSVWRVLHEQGWRRKKKPARH; via the coding sequence ATGCAAGCCTATTCTCTTGATTTGCGGCAGCGTATCGCGCAAGCGTGTGCCGAGCCCGGGGCGCGACAAGCCCACGTCGCCGCCCGGTTTTGCGTGAGTGTGGCCTTCGTCGGCAAGCTGCTGCGTCGCCAGCGGCAAAGCGGGCAGTTGGCCGCCCTGCCCGGCCGCGGTGGTCCGGCCCGCTGCCTGGATGCGGCGGCGCAGGCCTGGCTCGGGGAGCAGGTGGCGGCCCAACCCGATGCCACCCTGGCCGAGTTACAGACGCTCCTGCTGGTTGAGCGCGGGCAAGCCGTTAGCCGGGGCTCCGTCTGGCGGGTGCTACACGAACAAGGCTGGCGACGTAAAAAAAAGCCTGCACGCCACTGA
- a CDS encoding zinc-dependent metalloprotease has protein sequence MKHALLFSASLLAASQLATAQTSAPGTASPAPRAEARPAASLSAITQGLKKFDGYFPFYYDDKTGKVYLEVSRFDQEFLYFSSLPSGVGLGGPERGAATSSLAKFVKVGPKVLLLEPNYAYRASGQNPDEQRAVESAFAKSVIWGFAPVAVEGDKVLLDLTPFLVRDSQKLTDQLGKRSFAGLRGGAGGPAPAPYRFDETRSAVYPDNTKNFPKNTEFEALVTFVGGPSAGGNDFGFGSPGLAPDPNAVTVRMHQSFVELPPPGFKPREFDPRSGFFPFSYLDFSVPMTEPLTQRFSRRHRLAKKNPGAQISDPVAPIVYYVDRGAPPDIKRALIEGGSWWNQAFEAAGYRNAFIVKELPEGADPMDIRYNVVNWVDRAGNPRAFSFGSSYIDPRTGEIIKGVVTLGSDRHRQDYLIAEGLLQPYKNGRKAPKELEDLALARIRQLSAHEIGHTLGLYHNFTSSTHERGSVMDYPFPRFSLRADGSIDVSQAYATGIGSWDKRAILWGYQDFPKGTDESAALNKIMRETLQQGHIFIPDIGGYAHPLANQWDDGENAVTQLTKLMAVRRHVLDTFSADALPAGAPLATLEEVLVPMYLLHRYQVEAAAKSLGGLYFTHAVKDDGQVITRMVEPAEQWRAFDALLATVTPAALALPEKLIQQIPPRPAGYPSSLETFAGHTGPTFDPLAAAEAAAAPTIAALLSPERAARLVEYQARDARQPGFMPVVDKLLAQTWQAPLAPGYPGELQIVVNNLTLKQLLQLAATPDLSEGVRGQSLLKITELQAWMKNHLNAAEPRQKANLLFGLAQISKFEDDPNKFTPAPALEMPPGAPIGLPALDFLGDDQAY, from the coding sequence ATGAAACACGCCCTACTTTTCTCGGCTAGCCTGCTCGCCGCTAGTCAGCTGGCCACGGCCCAAACTTCGGCGCCCGGCACCGCTAGCCCCGCGCCCCGCGCCGAGGCCCGGCCGGCAGCCAGCCTCAGCGCCATTACGCAGGGATTGAAGAAGTTCGACGGCTATTTTCCGTTTTATTACGACGACAAAACCGGCAAGGTCTACCTGGAGGTAAGTCGCTTTGACCAGGAGTTTCTCTATTTCAGCTCGCTCCCCAGTGGCGTGGGGCTGGGTGGGCCCGAGCGCGGCGCGGCCACGTCGAGCCTCGCCAAGTTCGTGAAAGTCGGCCCTAAAGTGCTGCTGCTCGAACCCAACTATGCCTACCGCGCCTCGGGCCAGAACCCCGACGAGCAGCGCGCCGTGGAAAGTGCCTTCGCCAAATCCGTCATCTGGGGCTTCGCGCCGGTGGCCGTGGAGGGCGATAAGGTGCTGCTCGACCTCACGCCCTTCCTGGTGCGCGACAGCCAGAAGCTAACCGACCAGCTCGGCAAGCGCAGCTTCGCGGGCCTGCGCGGCGGGGCTGGCGGGCCGGCGCCCGCGCCCTACCGCTTCGATGAAACCCGCTCGGCCGTGTACCCCGACAATACGAAGAACTTTCCCAAAAACACTGAGTTTGAGGCGCTGGTAACTTTTGTGGGTGGGCCCAGCGCGGGCGGCAACGACTTTGGCTTTGGCAGCCCCGGCCTCGCGCCCGACCCCAACGCCGTGACCGTGCGCATGCACCAGTCGTTTGTGGAGCTGCCCCCGCCCGGGTTTAAGCCCCGCGAGTTTGACCCGCGCTCGGGCTTTTTTCCGTTCAGCTACCTCGATTTTTCGGTGCCCATGACCGAGCCGCTGACGCAGCGCTTTTCGCGGCGGCACCGGCTTGCAAAGAAAAACCCCGGCGCCCAAATCAGCGACCCGGTGGCGCCCATTGTATACTACGTGGACCGGGGCGCGCCGCCCGACATCAAGCGCGCGCTCATCGAGGGCGGCTCGTGGTGGAACCAGGCCTTCGAAGCCGCCGGCTACCGCAATGCGTTTATCGTGAAGGAATTGCCAGAAGGCGCCGACCCGATGGACATTCGCTACAACGTGGTGAATTGGGTGGACCGTGCTGGCAATCCGCGGGCGTTTTCGTTTGGCTCGTCGTACATCGACCCGCGTACCGGCGAGATTATCAAGGGCGTCGTCACGTTGGGTTCCGACCGCCACCGTCAGGACTACCTTATTGCCGAAGGCCTGCTTCAGCCGTATAAAAATGGCCGCAAAGCGCCCAAGGAGCTGGAAGACCTAGCGCTGGCCCGCATCCGGCAGCTCTCGGCCCACGAAATCGGCCACACGCTGGGGCTCTACCACAACTTCACCTCCAGCACCCACGAGCGCGGCTCGGTGATGGACTACCCCTTTCCGCGCTTTTCGCTGCGGGCCGATGGCAGCATCGACGTGTCGCAGGCCTACGCCACCGGTATTGGCAGCTGGGACAAGCGCGCGATTCTCTGGGGCTACCAGGATTTTCCGAAGGGCACCGACGAGTCGGCGGCCCTCAATAAAATCATGCGGGAAACACTTCAGCAGGGCCACATCTTCATTCCCGACATCGGCGGCTACGCGCACCCGCTGGCTAATCAGTGGGACGACGGCGAGAACGCCGTAACCCAGCTCACCAAGCTCATGGCCGTGCGCCGGCACGTGCTGGACACGTTTTCGGCCGATGCCCTGCCGGCCGGCGCGCCGCTAGCCACCCTGGAAGAAGTGCTGGTGCCCATGTACCTGCTGCACCGCTACCAGGTAGAGGCGGCGGCTAAGTCGCTGGGCGGCTTGTATTTCACCCACGCCGTGAAGGACGACGGCCAAGTGATTACCCGAATGGTAGAGCCCGCCGAGCAGTGGCGCGCCTTCGATGCGCTGCTGGCCACCGTGACGCCCGCCGCGCTGGCCCTGCCCGAAAAGCTCATCCAGCAGATTCCGCCCCGGCCGGCCGGCTACCCCAGCAGCCTCGAAACCTTTGCGGGCCACACCGGCCCGACCTTCGACCCGCTGGCCGCTGCCGAGGCAGCGGCCGCGCCCACCATCGCGGCCCTGCTCAGCCCCGAGCGCGCCGCCCGGCTGGTCGAGTATCAGGCCCGCGACGCCCGGCAGCCGGGCTTTATGCCGGTGGTGGATAAGCTGCTGGCCCAGACCTGGCAGGCGCCGCTCGCCCCCGGCTACCCCGGCGAGCTGCAAATAGTGGTGAATAACCTCACGCTAAAGCAGCTGCTCCAGCTAGCTGCCACCCCCGACCTCTCGGAGGGCGTGCGCGGGCAAAGCCTGCTCAAAATAACCGAGCTGCAAGCGTGGATGAAAAACCACCTCAACGCCGCCGAGCCCCGCCAGAAAGCCAACCTGCTCTTCGGCCTCGCCCAGATTAGCAAGTTTGAGGACGACCCCAATAAATTCACGCCCGCCCCGGCCCTTGAAATGCCGCCCGGCGCCCCCATTGGCTTGCCGGCGCTGGATTTTTTGGGTGATGACCAGGCGTATTAG
- a CDS encoding IS630 family transposase, translated as MSAGKPLAGAPSGGCYTNKAGDVKKSLHATERDTPRVHALRSAHVAAIAQRPDVARFHFLDETGLRLDYTRRYGRAQAGQRVSGAVPLRRPARSLTLIGALSVHGLHGVQVLEGALNQRSFALYISRILAPQLRRGDVLVLDNLRVHHLTGLREWLARRGIEVLFLPPYSPDFTPIEQAWSKLKTKLRHAQARTRDALEEALHTAIDWLTGPDAKAWFNHCGYHVHRS; from the coding sequence TTGAGCGCGGGCAAGCCGTTAGCCGGGGCTCCGTCTGGCGGGTGCTACACGAACAAGGCTGGCGACGTAAAAAAAAGCCTGCACGCCACTGAGCGCGATACGCCCCGGGTACACGCCTTGCGCAGCGCGCACGTCGCGGCTATCGCGCAACGCCCCGACGTAGCCCGCTTTCATTTTCTGGACGAGACCGGCCTGCGCCTAGACTACACGCGGCGCTATGGCCGGGCGCAGGCCGGCCAGCGTGTGAGTGGGGCCGTACCGTTGCGCCGCCCGGCCCGCTCCCTAACCTTAATTGGCGCCTTGTCCGTGCACGGGCTGCACGGGGTCCAGGTGCTGGAAGGGGCCTTGAATCAGCGCAGCTTCGCCCTGTATATCAGCCGCATCCTGGCCCCGCAGCTACGGCGCGGGGACGTGCTGGTCCTCGACAACCTGCGGGTGCATCACCTGACCGGGCTGCGGGAGTGGCTAGCCCGGCGCGGCATCGAAGTGCTGTTTCTGCCCCCCTACTCGCCCGACTTTACCCCCATCGAGCAGGCCTGGAGCAAGCTCAAAACCAAGCTGCGCCACGCCCAGGCACGGACCCGCGACGCGCTCGAAGAAGCCTTACATACCGCCATCGACTGGCTTACTGGCCCCGATGCGAAAGCGTGGTTTAATCACTGTGGCTATCACGTACACCGTTCATGA
- a CDS encoding APC family permease: MADALPSSSAPNAPADAPGHFKRALTLFDSVMLVTGSMIGSGIFLVSADIARQVGSAGWLLVVWLLTGLITMAGAISYGELAAMFPKVGGQYVYLREAFGKLVAFLYGWTLFLVIQTGVIAAVAVAFAKFTGVIWPWFSVKHVLFNIGPFPFSSVQLLAIILIVAITAVNARGVQAGKLIQNVLSSTKLVALALLILFGLFLGLNAEAVQANFHDLWHATRSPAPGASGGIVPLGTGSLLIGIGMAMTGSLFSSDSWNNIGFAGEEIQNPERTLVRSMAIGTAIVTALYILINIVYLLVLPLQGSPEAATLAGRGIQYATDDRVATAVAERVMGPAGAYVLAVLIMLSTFGANNGIILSGARAYFAMAKDGLFFPSLAILNRAGVPGRALWVQCLWACLLCLSGSYGQLLNYVMFSVILFYLITIIGIFVLRRARPDAPRPYRAWGYPVLPGLYVALASAFCIILLIAPDTAEYSRYGLGLVALGLPVYFLFGRRMGGA, encoded by the coding sequence ATGGCCGACGCCCTACCCTCTTCCTCTGCTCCCAACGCCCCGGCCGACGCGCCCGGCCACTTCAAGCGCGCGCTCACGCTATTCGACTCCGTGATGCTCGTGACGGGCTCCATGATTGGCTCGGGTATTTTCTTGGTGTCGGCCGACATTGCCCGGCAGGTGGGCTCAGCGGGCTGGCTGCTGGTGGTGTGGCTGCTCACCGGCCTTATCACGATGGCCGGCGCCATCAGCTACGGCGAGCTGGCGGCCATGTTCCCCAAGGTGGGCGGGCAGTACGTGTATTTGCGCGAAGCTTTTGGCAAGCTGGTGGCGTTTCTCTATGGCTGGACGCTGTTTCTCGTCATTCAAACCGGCGTAATCGCGGCCGTGGCCGTGGCCTTTGCCAAGTTCACGGGCGTTATCTGGCCGTGGTTTTCGGTCAAGCATGTGCTGTTCAACATCGGGCCCTTTCCCTTTAGCTCGGTGCAGCTGCTGGCCATCATCCTCATCGTGGCCATCACGGCCGTGAACGCGCGCGGCGTGCAGGCCGGCAAGCTCATCCAGAACGTGCTCAGCTCGACCAAGCTGGTGGCGCTGGCGCTGCTCATCCTGTTCGGCCTGTTTCTGGGGCTGAACGCCGAGGCCGTGCAGGCCAACTTCCACGACCTCTGGCACGCCACGCGCTCGCCCGCGCCGGGGGCTAGCGGCGGCATCGTGCCGCTGGGCACTGGCAGCCTCCTCATCGGCATCGGCATGGCCATGACGGGCTCGCTGTTCTCGTCCGACTCCTGGAACAACATCGGTTTCGCGGGCGAGGAAATTCAGAATCCCGAGCGCACGCTGGTGCGCAGCATGGCCATCGGCACGGCCATCGTCACGGCGCTCTACATTCTCATTAACATCGTGTACCTGCTGGTGCTGCCCCTCCAGGGCTCGCCCGAGGCCGCGACCCTAGCCGGCCGCGGCATTCAGTACGCCACCGACGACCGCGTTGCCACGGCAGTGGCCGAGCGGGTGATGGGCCCGGCCGGCGCCTACGTGCTGGCCGTGCTCATCATGCTCAGCACCTTCGGGGCCAACAACGGCATCATCCTGAGCGGCGCCCGCGCCTACTTCGCCATGGCCAAGGACGGCCTGTTTTTCCCCTCGCTCGCCATCCTCAACCGCGCCGGCGTGCCGGGCCGCGCGCTGTGGGTGCAGTGCCTCTGGGCCTGCCTGCTGTGCCTGAGCGGCAGCTACGGGCAGCTGCTCAACTACGTCATGTTCTCGGTTATCTTGTTCTATCTCATCACGATAATCGGGATTTTTGTGCTGCGCCGCGCCCGGCCCGACGCACCCCGCCCCTACCGCGCCTGGGGCTACCCGGTGCTACCGGGCCTCTACGTGGCGCTGGCCTCGGCTTTCTGCATCATTCTGCTCATCGCGCCCGATACGGCCGAGTACTCGCGCTACGGCCTGGGCCTGGTGGCGCTGGGGCTGCCGGTGTACTTTTTGTTTGGGCGAAGGATGGGCGGGGCCTAG
- a CDS encoding carboxypeptidase-like regulatory domain-containing protein, producing the protein MGATVMLRGSTKGTSTDANGSYTLEVPNGENTFVVGYGGYQDETATSHDGQPLNVTLLPSPNSKVKSRRR; encoded by the coding sequence GTGGGAGCCACCGTGATGCTGCGCGGCAGCACCAAAGGCACCAGCACCGACGCCAACGGCAGCTACACCCTCGAAGTACCCAACGGCGAAAACACGTTTGTAGTCGGCTACGGCGGCTACCAGGACGAAACTGCCACCAGCCACGACGGCCAGCCCCTGAACGTGACGCTGCTGCCTTCGCCTAATAGCAAAGTCAAGAGTCGCCGCCGCTAG